The Haladaptatus cibarius D43 genome window below encodes:
- a CDS encoding DUF7285 family protein has product MPHWSRERAQAEPLPALVAVFAVCVGLVTYTGVLGDAMPEPNRNPAPATLSEVEQVISSNGIVEPTRLADALRTKPAGRRLNITLATDSGNGNQTQLWHAGPPVPKTANSAETANSAEIAETVVSVRISPGNIRPARLRVEVW; this is encoded by the coding sequence ATGCCACACTGGTCGCGTGAACGGGCGCAAGCCGAACCGCTCCCCGCACTCGTCGCGGTGTTCGCCGTGTGCGTCGGACTCGTGACCTACACAGGAGTCTTGGGCGACGCGATGCCGGAACCGAATCGGAATCCAGCGCCAGCGACGCTATCGGAAGTCGAGCAGGTCATCAGTTCGAACGGCATCGTGGAACCGACTCGACTCGCGGACGCGCTCCGAACGAAACCGGCGGGTCGCCGCCTCAACATCACGCTTGCGACGGATTCGGGGAACGGAAACCAGACCCAACTGTGGCACGCAGGCCCGCCAGTCCCGAAGACTGCGAATTCTGCGGAAACCGCGAATTCTGCTGAAATCGCCGAAACCGTCGTGAGCGTTCGAATCTCTCCAGGAAACATCCGCCCGGCCCGCCTGCGCGTGGAGGTGTGGTGA
- a CDS encoding SDR family oxidoreductase produces MNVAILGCGYVGLELGRQLDENGHDVVGVRRSADGVQTIEDAGFDSVQADATDEKSLSAIPDVEALVYAVSAGVRDSDSARNAYVNGLRTTLSHFSERNSPPERVVYTSSTGVYGDRNGDWVDESTPLEPETERQEILVGAERIVREEHDMEWTVAQFAGLYGPDRYRLERYLDGTVAERYLNLIHRDDAAGAIRFLLETDSARNETVLVCDDEPIWKPTLAEWLAEQCGVEGPTVGDATSERARSSKRCSNEKLRELGYELRYPTYREGYQDAISAYR; encoded by the coding sequence ATGAACGTCGCAATTCTCGGCTGTGGCTACGTCGGCCTCGAACTGGGTCGACAGTTGGACGAGAACGGACACGACGTGGTCGGCGTCAGGCGGTCTGCTGATGGCGTACAGACCATCGAAGACGCGGGGTTCGATAGCGTGCAAGCGGATGCAACCGACGAGAAATCCTTGTCCGCGATTCCTGACGTGGAGGCGCTGGTTTATGCAGTCAGTGCAGGCGTCCGCGATTCGGATTCAGCACGAAACGCCTACGTGAACGGCCTTCGAACGACGCTGTCCCATTTTTCGGAACGTAACTCGCCGCCGGAACGAGTCGTCTACACCTCCAGCACCGGCGTGTACGGCGACCGGAATGGGGATTGGGTTGACGAATCGACGCCATTGGAACCGGAAACCGAGCGACAGGAGATTCTGGTCGGAGCCGAACGAATCGTTCGGGAGGAACACGATATGGAATGGACGGTTGCCCAATTCGCGGGATTGTACGGCCCTGACCGATACCGACTGGAACGTTATTTGGACGGAACCGTGGCAGAACGATACCTGAACCTGATTCACCGCGACGATGCGGCGGGCGCGATTCGGTTCCTGTTGGAAACCGACTCGGCGCGGAACGAAACCGTGCTTGTGTGTGACGACGAACCGATTTGGAAACCGACGCTCGCGGAGTGGCTTGCGGAGCAGTGCGGTGTCGAGGGGCCGACGGTGGGGGACGCAACCTCCGAACGCGCGCGGTCGAGTAAACGTTGTTCGAACGAGAAATTGCGGGAGTTGGGCTACGAACTTCGGTATCCGACGTATCGGGAAGGGTACCAAGATGCGATTTCCGCATACCGATAG
- a CDS encoding DUF7286 family protein, with amino-acid sequence MKLAADTRGRVPFALVGVLLLVGSATFAGTLATRTSPTVDRSVERAMEHATASTQTALRGAVQRAGNDASAQPLIEPANTTTGEIINDSAAFREYLRLRIYLTARERLESTSVRVGDVRATPSLSPTANASSLRRATERVHVEPVGNATESGLRVRIENVTLRAYRDESIVAETARNITMVVETPVLALHERVQRYETRLNRDPFDPGLGRRLTARLYATTWARGYAQYGGAPIGNVLTNRHVELMANGAMLEEQRNAFGRSDPAGRNGLRRATARVGLSDVLIPTTKRGTFWTDIVLETTDTLADEPQTISGPTNTTYSPEDGMVVGVNESADRALFDLIGENEASAGGEKNQFDTALESASEVPVRTVATVRTVRDESRPKPRSPGKNWTLVEQKSKTRVSAEKADEERPGTPPGWHLLWTADRRVTQTHVTIDRWENEDGTNRTTTRRWTDEFVVSLGVAGDHTTTEFAPERPLPTAHEPGGPFSGANLADVERKAVDVLVSARGGPDSLSKRAVDGTLDTRPKTVQGRLPTELREWAYRDVRELRNRIENRTMTVSRGAVAGGKTNPAATLAAEIRTNRDELVAAPSTYDSTAERARYAVRAAYIDAVSSRLDSRAERTERTQKGFTSAVRDATGIPLDRVQKILDSRTRVESPTRNPLPTSGPGTPTPLSVDGAPAYLTLSAVEHDHVSAVPRGENAHPMSARNVNLFAVPTADVTDGIVSLLPDARDEKRVSLRDGALTLKAANRTLSGGDNESLRRQRTGLQRSLRRTNTGVRKNLADSLETTDLSWGERWVAIRRGLARWETTADRSLALSNGSAAKPIAAELEKQGTAQRTQIQRDRLTIQVQIGLETARSETKGVKGSAVEPARKTVRTIVEDETKRLAKQTIEKGVEGAQKKWVNETMASLTAGLPVAPVPGYWYATVNVWQVDVSGTYARFTVRARHGSPVSPGASVAYTRKSQAVRMDFDGDGRKELFGRTTPVSFDTWTTVLIAVPPGKRGVGDVNGDADERSPGWSNRSNNPFDSRALRGEHALR; translated from the coding sequence ATGAAATTGGCAGCGGATACTCGGGGACGGGTTCCGTTCGCTCTCGTCGGCGTCTTGCTACTGGTCGGCAGTGCGACGTTCGCGGGGACGCTTGCGACTCGAACGTCGCCGACGGTAGACCGAAGCGTCGAGCGAGCGATGGAACACGCCACGGCGAGTACGCAGACTGCCCTTCGAGGCGCGGTTCAGCGGGCCGGAAACGACGCATCCGCACAACCGCTCATCGAACCCGCAAACACGACTACCGGTGAGATCATCAACGATTCTGCGGCGTTTCGGGAGTATCTCCGACTCCGGATCTATCTCACTGCGCGGGAGCGACTCGAATCCACCTCTGTCCGCGTCGGCGACGTTCGCGCGACGCCGTCGCTTTCCCCGACAGCAAACGCCAGTTCGCTCCGGCGTGCGACGGAGCGAGTCCACGTCGAACCGGTCGGAAATGCGACCGAATCGGGGCTTCGAGTCAGAATCGAAAACGTCACACTGCGAGCGTACCGCGACGAATCTATCGTCGCGGAAACCGCTCGAAACATCACCATGGTCGTCGAAACGCCTGTTCTCGCGCTTCACGAGCGAGTTCAGCGGTACGAAACGCGGCTGAACCGCGACCCGTTCGACCCCGGCCTCGGGCGACGACTGACTGCACGACTGTATGCGACGACGTGGGCGCGCGGCTACGCCCAGTACGGCGGTGCGCCCATCGGAAACGTGTTGACGAATCGCCACGTCGAACTGATGGCGAACGGGGCGATGCTGGAAGAACAACGAAACGCCTTCGGTCGAAGCGACCCTGCCGGACGGAACGGACTCCGGCGGGCGACTGCTCGCGTCGGACTGTCAGACGTCCTGATTCCGACTACGAAACGAGGGACGTTCTGGACGGACATCGTGTTGGAAACGACCGACACCCTCGCCGACGAACCGCAGACCATCTCCGGCCCGACGAATACGACGTACTCGCCCGAAGATGGAATGGTCGTCGGCGTGAATGAATCGGCGGACAGGGCACTGTTCGACCTCATCGGAGAGAACGAAGCATCCGCAGGTGGCGAAAAAAACCAGTTCGACACTGCACTCGAATCCGCCTCCGAAGTTCCCGTTCGGACGGTTGCAACCGTCCGAACGGTTCGAGACGAATCTCGTCCCAAACCGCGGTCGCCGGGGAAAAACTGGACGCTCGTAGAACAGAAATCCAAAACGCGAGTGTCCGCCGAAAAGGCCGACGAAGAGCGCCCCGGAACACCTCCCGGATGGCATCTGTTGTGGACTGCTGACCGACGTGTCACCCAAACGCACGTAACAATCGACCGCTGGGAGAACGAAGACGGGACGAACCGAACGACGACACGGCGATGGACGGACGAGTTCGTCGTTTCGCTCGGCGTTGCGGGCGACCACACGACGACCGAGTTCGCACCGGAACGACCGCTGCCGACGGCGCACGAACCCGGTGGGCCGTTCTCCGGGGCGAATCTCGCGGACGTCGAGCGAAAAGCGGTCGACGTGCTCGTTTCAGCGCGTGGCGGCCCGGACAGCCTTTCGAAACGGGCCGTCGATGGCACGCTCGACACGCGTCCGAAAACGGTGCAGGGTCGGCTTCCGACCGAACTGCGGGAGTGGGCGTATCGGGACGTTCGTGAACTCCGAAATCGAATCGAAAACCGCACGATGACGGTTTCCCGCGGCGCAGTTGCCGGTGGGAAAACGAATCCGGCCGCGACGCTGGCGGCGGAAATCCGAACGAACAGAGATGAGTTGGTGGCTGCACCATCGACCTACGACAGCACGGCCGAGCGAGCGCGCTACGCGGTTCGCGCTGCGTACATCGACGCGGTTTCGTCTCGCCTCGATAGCAGAGCGGAACGAACTGAACGCACGCAAAAAGGATTCACTTCGGCGGTTCGGGACGCGACTGGCATTCCGCTCGACCGCGTGCAGAAGATACTCGATTCCAGAACGCGGGTCGAATCGCCGACGCGGAATCCACTTCCGACGAGTGGTCCGGGTACGCCGACGCCCCTTTCCGTCGATGGCGCACCCGCGTATCTCACGCTTTCGGCAGTCGAACACGACCACGTGTCGGCAGTTCCGCGGGGAGAGAACGCCCATCCGATGTCCGCACGAAACGTCAACCTGTTCGCGGTTCCCACCGCAGACGTGACGGACGGTATCGTCTCGTTATTGCCGGATGCGCGGGATGAAAAGCGGGTGAGTCTCCGAGACGGCGCACTCACCTTAAAAGCCGCGAACAGGACGCTTTCGGGCGGTGACAACGAAAGCCTGCGGAGACAGCGAACCGGCCTCCAGCGGTCACTTCGGCGGACGAATACCGGCGTTAGGAAAAATCTCGCTGATTCCCTCGAAACGACCGATTTGAGTTGGGGAGAACGCTGGGTCGCCATCCGCCGCGGACTTGCCCGATGGGAGACGACGGCAGACCGGTCGCTCGCGCTCTCGAACGGTTCCGCGGCGAAACCCATCGCGGCGGAACTCGAAAAGCAAGGAACAGCACAGAGAACCCAGATACAGCGCGACCGACTGACGATTCAGGTTCAGATCGGACTCGAAACCGCGCGCTCGGAGACGAAGGGCGTGAAGGGGTCGGCGGTCGAACCGGCGAGGAAAACGGTTCGAACAATCGTCGAGGACGAAACGAAGCGACTGGCGAAACAGACGATAGAGAAGGGAGTCGAGGGTGCACAGAAAAAATGGGTCAACGAGACGATGGCGAGTCTCACAGCAGGATTGCCGGTTGCCCCCGTCCCGGGATACTGGTACGCGACGGTCAACGTCTGGCAGGTCGATGTGTCGGGAACCTACGCCCGGTTTACCGTTCGGGCGCGACACGGGTCGCCCGTCTCTCCGGGCGCGTCAGTCGCGTACACTCGGAAGTCACAAGCGGTTCGGATGGATTTCGACGGCGACGGCAGAAAAGAACTGTTCGGTCGAACGACGCCCGTTTCGTTCGACACGTGGACGACGGTTCTCATCGCGGTTCCACCGGGGAAGCGTGGCGTCGGCGACGTAAACGGCGATGCGGACGAACGGTCGCCGGGATGGTCGAATCGGAGTAACAACCCATTTGACTCGCGCGCCCTTCGTGGCGAGCATGCTCTACGATGA
- a CDS encoding DUF7310 family coiled-coil domain-containing protein → MSNIETLDTRLRAVERALTENGSDSSVREDTSVDDHRTVNSVTVSELTARLDELESRMDDIEPRLDELDAAVQALRGYVGNIRAVNAEVERRADAALAKAESKSNRRESSEYRSTHRESSTTGREPAGGRTSELPTKRQLSGGTSETESETESETESDSIFARLRGML, encoded by the coding sequence ATGTCGAACATAGAAACCCTCGATACGCGTCTCCGCGCCGTCGAACGCGCGCTAACCGAGAACGGTTCGGATTCTTCTGTGCGCGAAGACACGAGTGTAGACGACCATCGAACAGTGAATTCGGTGACAGTATCCGAACTGACCGCGCGCCTCGACGAACTCGAATCGAGAATGGACGACATAGAACCGCGACTGGACGAACTCGACGCCGCCGTCCAAGCGCTCCGAGGTTACGTCGGCAACATCCGTGCGGTCAACGCGGAGGTCGAACGACGGGCGGACGCCGCCCTTGCGAAGGCCGAATCGAAATCCAACCGACGCGAATCATCCGAGTATCGTTCGACGCACCGGGAATCATCAACTACCGGCCGCGAGCCTGCCGGTGGACGCACCTCGGAACTCCCGACAAAACGCCAGCTTTCGGGAGGAACATCCGAAACGGAATCGGAGACAGAATCGGAGACAGAATCGGATTCAATCTTCGCGCGACTCCGCGGAATGCTGTGA
- a CDS encoding tubulin/FtsZ family protein: MKVVLIGIGQAGGKLTQKLVEFDANMNFNAIQGALAVNSAKTDLQSLDLDTILVGQERVKGHGVGGDNELGAEVMQSDAGEVMSALDGRITAKAEAIFVVAGLGGGTGSGGAPVLVHELQRIYEMPVYALGILPGRGEGSMYQANAGRSLKTVVREADASLLIDNDAWHESGQSVGEAFDAINQQIAQRVGILLASGEAVEGVGESVVDSSEVINTLRSGGIAALGYASAGASEESGENINTVTSNTRQAILSNLSVPKATDADSALLVVAGDSDRIPRKGVEKARKWLEGETGSLQVRGGDFPLDSDRLASLILLGGVERSPRMKEFMKRAKEANQQEERKEDPAEMFQNDELDNLF, encoded by the coding sequence ATGAAAGTCGTCCTGATTGGTATCGGTCAAGCCGGGGGGAAACTGACACAGAAACTCGTCGAGTTCGACGCAAACATGAATTTCAACGCGATACAGGGTGCGTTGGCGGTTAACTCCGCGAAAACTGATTTACAGTCGCTCGACCTCGACACGATTCTCGTCGGTCAAGAGCGAGTGAAAGGGCACGGCGTCGGCGGGGACAACGAACTCGGTGCAGAGGTTATGCAAAGCGATGCGGGCGAAGTGATGAGCGCGCTCGACGGACGCATCACGGCGAAAGCCGAAGCAATCTTCGTCGTCGCGGGACTCGGCGGCGGAACCGGTAGCGGCGGCGCACCGGTGCTCGTCCACGAACTCCAGCGAATCTACGAGATGCCCGTCTACGCGCTCGGTATCCTCCCGGGTCGCGGCGAGGGGTCGATGTATCAAGCCAACGCTGGTCGGTCGCTCAAAACCGTCGTTCGAGAGGCGGATGCGTCCCTTCTCATCGATAACGATGCGTGGCACGAATCCGGCCAGAGCGTCGGCGAAGCGTTCGACGCCATCAACCAGCAAATCGCTCAGCGCGTGGGCATTCTACTCGCCTCGGGCGAAGCGGTTGAAGGCGTCGGCGAGAGCGTGGTCGATTCGAGCGAAGTTATCAACACGCTTCGCTCGGGCGGTATCGCGGCCCTCGGCTATGCCAGCGCGGGCGCGAGCGAGGAAAGTGGAGAGAACATCAACACGGTGACGAGCAACACGCGGCAAGCAATCCTGAGCAATCTCAGCGTGCCGAAAGCGACGGACGCCGATTCCGCGCTGCTGGTTGTTGCCGGTGATTCCGACCGAATCCCGCGGAAGGGCGTCGAGAAGGCCCGAAAATGGCTCGAAGGGGAAACAGGAAGCCTGCAAGTTCGGGGCGGGGACTTCCCGTTGGACAGCGACCGATTGGCTTCGCTCATCCTCCTCGGCGGCGTCGAACGCTCCCCGCGCATGAAGGAGTTCATGAAGCGAGCAAAGGAGGCAAATCAACAGGAAGAGCGCAAAGAAGACCCGGCAGAGATGTTCCAGAACGACGAACTCGACAATCTGTTCTGA
- a CDS encoding DUF7311 family protein, producing the protein MSVRVVLAVILVVAFCSVSYPAIEDARTTRAEHHAAGELATVENALLDLSTETTVSMGHPGARRVVTLSIPHESTSTARIEFVAIGGVPESGHEREKDAHGDVLAYRAGGETHVRHVPFDLRVARAGGQKRDHDWHLETDRTPLVVRDTGRTEIAFRLVERRGKRLVLVTPIDESPSSTA; encoded by the coding sequence GTGAGCGTTCGCGTCGTTCTCGCCGTGATTCTCGTCGTCGCCTTCTGTAGCGTCTCCTATCCCGCCATCGAGGATGCGCGAACGACGCGTGCGGAACACCACGCGGCGGGAGAGCTAGCAACCGTGGAAAACGCCCTCCTCGACCTCTCAACGGAAACTACGGTTTCGATGGGGCATCCCGGTGCCCGCAGAGTGGTTACACTCTCGATTCCGCACGAATCCACGAGCACTGCCCGAATCGAATTCGTCGCTATCGGCGGCGTTCCCGAATCGGGACACGAACGCGAAAAAGACGCTCACGGCGACGTTCTCGCCTATCGCGCCGGCGGCGAAACCCACGTTCGGCACGTTCCGTTCGACCTCCGCGTTGCCCGCGCCGGTGGGCAGAAACGCGATCACGATTGGCATCTCGAAACCGACCGGACTCCGCTGGTCGTCCGCGATACGGGACGAACCGAAATCGCATTCCGACTGGTCGAACGGCGGGGAAAGCGTCTCGTCCTCGTCACTCCCATCGACGAATCGCCTTCTTCTACTGCCTGA
- a CDS encoding ATPase, T2SS/T4P/T4SS family: MWNRLARNPFSKARNAEKEHHCDCTSSFDGDLLSVDANDCSGGGILSENPACRATVIDALTQREANQVLVRRNGIERAYEGDDAAFLVSAGRFAERVAFYDETLAERARRDPIRAGTDAVGRAGQVSKIVAETGLAEGVHRIDGYDEFRPFVGPTIARSRVAVRPPPRARLEDQYTLETGATVRCYDTAGTATTVENDTLRTYHLEPLETSFDASALETLHRATERLASGSVGRGAGTGKRAPGQAVRAVATVDDPIDDLAAVLRKYTQGYGILSDLFADAAISDVFATAPVEENPLRVRIEGELMQTNVRLTTAGAESLASGFRRRSGRAFSRASPTLDAVAEVHDTTVRVAGVTDPVSDGVGFAFRVQSGDTWTLPMLVENGTVPADAAGLLSLAVERAAAGLVAGTRGGGKTTCLGALLWELPSGTRTVVIEDTRELPVESLQRDGRDVQSLLTTANEDEPGVRPADALKTALRLGEGALVIGEVRGEEVSVLYEAMRVGASGSAVLGTIHGDCGEAVYERVVTDLGVTPSSFATTQFVVTLESYESGETSGDSGESGKRVKGIEEVVGDGDSIRFEPLYKLDDGNLASTGRIDRGNSVLVSDLAESAETYADVRAALAARTSEIENRVNTLNPEFSVTESKMSRSRINRSKADGSRMDRSKTGDESA; this comes from the coding sequence ATGTGGAACCGATTGGCGAGAAATCCGTTTTCGAAGGCCCGGAACGCCGAGAAAGAACACCACTGCGACTGTACCAGTTCGTTCGACGGCGACCTGCTCTCCGTCGACGCGAACGACTGTTCGGGCGGCGGGATTTTATCGGAGAACCCCGCCTGTCGAGCGACGGTTATCGACGCGCTCACGCAGCGCGAGGCGAATCAAGTGCTGGTTCGACGGAACGGCATCGAACGCGCCTACGAAGGCGACGACGCCGCGTTTCTCGTCTCGGCGGGACGGTTTGCCGAACGAGTCGCGTTTTACGACGAAACCCTCGCAGAACGGGCGCGCCGCGACCCGATTCGGGCGGGAACCGACGCCGTGGGCCGTGCTGGACAGGTGTCGAAAATCGTCGCGGAAACCGGCCTCGCGGAAGGCGTCCACCGAATCGACGGCTACGACGAGTTCCGACCGTTCGTCGGGCCGACAATCGCGCGCTCGCGGGTGGCGGTTCGACCGCCACCCCGCGCTCGACTCGAAGACCAGTACACGCTCGAAACGGGCGCGACGGTTCGATGCTACGACACCGCCGGTACCGCGACTACCGTCGAAAACGATACCCTTCGAACCTACCACCTCGAACCGCTCGAAACCTCGTTCGACGCATCGGCCCTCGAAACGCTCCATCGCGCCACGGAACGACTCGCAAGCGGTAGTGTTGGTAGAGGAGCGGGTACCGGAAAACGAGCGCCCGGCCAGGCCGTCAGAGCGGTCGCAACCGTCGATGACCCGATTGACGACCTTGCAGCAGTTCTCCGAAAGTACACCCAAGGCTACGGAATTCTCTCCGATTTGTTCGCGGATGCCGCCATCTCGGACGTGTTTGCGACGGCCCCGGTCGAGGAAAATCCCCTCCGCGTCCGAATCGAGGGCGAACTGATGCAGACCAACGTTCGCCTGACGACGGCGGGCGCGGAGTCCCTCGCGTCCGGCTTTCGGCGGCGGAGCGGTCGCGCATTCTCTCGCGCGAGTCCGACCCTCGACGCGGTTGCCGAGGTTCACGATACGACCGTCCGCGTCGCCGGAGTAACCGACCCCGTCAGCGACGGGGTCGGATTTGCGTTTCGCGTCCAGTCCGGGGACACGTGGACGCTTCCGATGTTGGTGGAAAACGGAACGGTGCCCGCGGACGCCGCTGGATTGCTTTCGCTCGCCGTCGAACGGGCTGCCGCAGGTTTGGTCGCAGGAACTCGCGGCGGGGGAAAGACGACCTGCCTCGGCGCGCTCCTTTGGGAACTGCCGAGCGGAACGCGAACCGTCGTCATCGAGGATACGCGGGAACTCCCCGTCGAATCGCTTCAGCGCGACGGACGAGACGTGCAATCACTGCTGACGACCGCGAACGAAGACGAACCGGGAGTCAGACCGGCAGACGCCCTCAAAACTGCGCTTCGGTTGGGTGAGGGCGCGCTCGTCATCGGCGAAGTTCGCGGAGAGGAAGTGAGCGTTCTGTACGAAGCCATGCGAGTCGGTGCCAGCGGAAGCGCGGTTCTCGGAACCATTCACGGCGACTGCGGCGAGGCGGTGTACGAGCGAGTCGTGACTGACCTCGGCGTGACACCGTCGTCGTTCGCCACGACGCAGTTCGTCGTCACCCTCGAATCATACGAATCGGGCGAAACCAGCGGCGACAGCGGCGAAAGCGGCAAGCGCGTCAAAGGAATCGAGGAAGTCGTCGGAGACGGCGACTCGATTCGGTTCGAACCGCTGTACAAACTCGACGATGGGAATCTCGCTTCGACCGGGCGAATCGACCGCGGAAACAGCGTCCTCGTGTCCGACCTCGCGGAATCGGCTGAAACGTATGCCGACGTTCGGGCGGCACTCGCCGCCCGAACGAGCGAGATTGAGAACCGAGTCAACACATTAAACCCGGAATTTTCGGTGACCGAATCGAAAATGAGCAGGTCGAGAATAAACCGGTCGAAAGCGGACGGGTCGAGAATGGATAGGTCGAAAACGGGTGACGAGTCAGCGTGA
- a CDS encoding DUF5791 family protein, translating to MLYDEIENPGELTPAEVHAQYVAELAGTTESVGVDDVVAETELDREAVESVANGEKLELTLEDAAAILATGDAPPKDTILLEVRDHLLMGMTTGVLDIDTLASSIDSDLGARALQQKIEGRAPMTLEEYALVHHFIATRNDRD from the coding sequence ATGCTCTACGATGAAATAGAAAACCCCGGCGAGTTGACGCCAGCGGAGGTTCACGCGCAGTACGTCGCCGAACTCGCGGGAACAACCGAATCAGTCGGCGTTGACGACGTGGTTGCAGAAACGGAACTTGACCGAGAAGCGGTCGAGTCCGTCGCAAATGGCGAGAAACTGGAACTCACGCTCGAAGATGCCGCCGCCATCCTTGCGACGGGTGACGCCCCGCCGAAAGACACCATCCTGCTCGAAGTGCGCGACCACCTCCTGATGGGAATGACGACCGGCGTTCTCGACATCGACACGCTCGCGTCCAGCATCGACAGCGACCTCGGTGCGCGCGCACTCCAGCAGAAAATCGAGGGGCGAGCGCCGATGACGCTCGAAGAGTACGCGCTCGTCCACCATTTCATTGCAACCCGAAACGACCGCGACTGA
- a CDS encoding DUF7284 family protein, translating into MGKTRRRAISTVFDVTLCLLLVSASAFVLVGAQSPRQTTTDEEPTGKEPAAESTANVLTTSTAAVNYTIRTKQKPLPRKHHGTVAGLLTEAAIANTTVHGTELLPESENFETAVARRVRNQIGITNGTNTHVVVRWRPYRDAHIRGDTAVGNLPPRDATVHATSLSVASGLPGVRDGALDAARQDGYRGVAHVVATGIVSGLVPKHSTNLALHDRPAVADSAAGRFQRLNKRYDAKLPSGANDGGGIGTRQTLVRAMTTTIETELRKTFESPVEAAQSVSVGRAELVVRTWSA; encoded by the coding sequence ATGGGCAAAACCCGGCGACGGGCCATCAGCACCGTCTTCGACGTGACGCTCTGTTTGCTGTTGGTGAGCGCCAGCGCGTTCGTCCTCGTCGGGGCGCAGTCGCCCCGTCAGACCACAACCGACGAGGAACCGACCGGCAAGGAACCGGCCGCCGAATCGACGGCAAACGTTCTCACCACCAGCACTGCGGCGGTGAACTACACCATCCGAACCAAACAAAAACCGCTGCCGCGGAAACATCACGGCACAGTCGCGGGACTGCTCACCGAGGCCGCGATTGCCAATACGACGGTTCACGGAACCGAGCTACTGCCGGAGAGCGAGAATTTCGAAACCGCCGTCGCACGGAGAGTACGGAATCAAATCGGTATCACGAACGGGACGAATACACACGTCGTCGTTCGCTGGCGACCGTACCGAGACGCCCACATTCGGGGAGACACCGCTGTCGGAAACTTGCCACCGCGAGACGCAACTGTCCACGCCACCTCCCTGTCTGTTGCGAGCGGACTACCGGGAGTTCGAGACGGTGCACTCGACGCGGCACGGCAGGATGGCTATCGCGGCGTTGCACACGTCGTTGCGACCGGAATCGTCTCCGGGTTGGTTCCGAAGCATTCGACGAATCTTGCGCTCCACGACCGACCCGCGGTGGCGGATTCCGCGGCCGGTCGATTCCAACGACTGAACAAACGGTACGATGCCAAATTGCCGAGCGGTGCGAACGACGGTGGTGGAATAGGAACCAGACAAACACTCGTTCGGGCGATGACTACGACAATCGAAACCGAACTCCGGAAAACGTTCGAATCGCCAGTGGAAGCGGCCCAATCCGTCTCCGTCGGACGGGCGGAACTCGTCGTCAGGACGTGGTCTGCATGA
- a CDS encoding DUF7283 family protein, whose amino-acid sequence MFDAPVDAWYVWLGVAVASLAVFGVAAELPTTPPPDAVRAVNTVDSVAGCEYTATAEHPISAREVKLDARGIGLRGVGGSAHAAFVSDSVVPVGSVDGSKRDTNLRRVLNGEPPDSVFDSPTDFASAVRVAGNRKATWQGADNTLRIRCVSWEGVDATLVA is encoded by the coding sequence ATGTTCGATGCACCTGTCGATGCGTGGTACGTCTGGCTCGGCGTGGCGGTGGCGAGTCTGGCGGTGTTCGGCGTCGCCGCCGAACTGCCGACGACACCGCCGCCGGACGCCGTCCGTGCGGTCAACACGGTCGATTCCGTTGCGGGATGTGAGTACACTGCGACCGCGGAGCATCCGATTTCGGCGCGGGAAGTCAAACTCGATGCTCGTGGAATCGGATTACGCGGTGTGGGCGGTTCTGCCCACGCCGCGTTCGTCTCGGATTCCGTCGTTCCGGTCGGGAGCGTGGACGGCTCGAAACGAGACACGAATCTGCGGCGAGTATTGAACGGAGAGCCACCGGATTCCGTGTTTGATTCCCCGACCGATTTCGCGTCGGCGGTACGCGTCGCCGGAAATCGGAAAGCAACGTGGCAGGGTGCGGACAACACCCTTCGGATTCGCTGTGTTTCGTGGGAGGGAGTGGATGCCACACTGGTCGCGTGA